The following proteins come from a genomic window of Diadema setosum chromosome 20, eeDiaSeto1, whole genome shotgun sequence:
- the LOC140243671 gene encoding uncharacterized protein → MNFVLKHNMHDHMRVHTGEKPFQCKVCLRCFTQQGSLNRHMCLHDPKHFYAREQCKVCRKSVIKHHMSVHMRVHTGEKPFRCNVCSRCFTQQGSLNRHMSLHDPKNFNAKEQCKVCRKSVLKHHMSVHMRLHTGEEPFRCKVCSRCFSRSEYLKRHMSVHSPKQAYDTCNKDLFSLTMRATYRDVSQERMKFEHQSKFQLKENKRPHLRTQCKVCKNFISKHNMRDHMRVHTGEKPFQCKVCSRCFTQKGSLKRHMSLQGHMHTCDTTNPDSFSETVRATSLDLSKKTMKSHEHQSKPEWEGSKHSFEKREQCKVCRKSILKRWMKIHMRVHTGEKPFQCKVCSRCFSHRWSVKLHMRVHTGEKPFQCKVCSRCFSHRWSLKLHMRVHTGEKPFQCKVCLRCFTQQGSFNRHMHTCDTTNPNSCSETVRATSLDLSKKRMKSHEHQSKPEWERSNHSFVKRKQCKVCGKYIVRKNMKVHMRVHTGEKPFCCKVCSKCFSRSTNLKRHMSLHGPKHKYSV, encoded by the coding sequence ATGAATTTTGTATTAAAGCACAATATGCATGACCATATGAGGGTGCACACAGGGGAGAAACCATTCCAATGTAAAGTTTGTTTAAGGTGCTTCACACAGCAAGGTTCCCTCAACCGgcacatgtgtttgcatgatcCTAAGCACTTTTATGCCAGAGAACAGTGCAAAGTGTGCAGGAAATCTGTAATAAAGCACCATATGAGTGTCCACATGAGGGTGCACACAGGGGAGAAGCCATTCCGATGTAATGTTTGTTCAAGGTGCTTTACACAGCAAGGTTCCCTCAACCGGCACATGTCTTTGCATGATCCTAAGAACTTTAATGCAAAAGAGCAGTGCAAAGTGTGCAGGAAATCTGTATTAAAGCACCATATGAGTGTCCACATGAGGTTGCACACGGGGGAAGAGCCATTCCGATGTAAAGTTTGTTCAAGGTGCTTCTCACGAAGTGAGTACCTCAAACGACATATGTCTGTACACAGTCCCAAGCAGGCATATGATACCTGTAACAAAGATTTGTTTAGTTTGACTATGAGGGCCACCTATCGTGATGTGTCCCAAGAGAGGATGAAATTCGAGCACCAAAGCAAGTTCCAATTAAAGGAAAACAAGCGCCCACATCTAAGAACACAGTGCAAAGTGTGCAAGAATTTTATATCAAAGCACAATATGCGTGACCACATGAGGGTGCACACAGGGGAGAAGCCATTCCAATGTAAAGTTTGTTCAAGGTGCTTCACACAGAAAGGTTCCCTCAAACGGCACATGTCTTTGCAAGgtcacatgcacacatgtgatacaactaacccaGATTCGTTTAGTGAGACAGTGAGGGCAACTTCTCTCGATTTGTCAAAGAAGACGATGAAATCACATGAACACCAGAGTAAGCCAGAGTGGGAGGGATCCAAgcactcttttgaaaaaagagAGCAATGCAAAGTGTGCAGGAAGTCAATATTAAAGAGATGGATGAAGATCCATATGAGGGTGCACACAGGGGAGAAGCCATTCCAATGTAAAGTTTGTTCAAGGTGCTTCTCACACAGATGGTCCGTCAAACTACACATGAGAGTGCACACAGGGGAGAAGCCATTCCAATGTAAAGTTTGTTCAAGGTGCTTCTCACACAGATGGTCCCTCAAACTACACATGAGAGTGCACACAGGGGAGAAGCCATTCCAATGTAAAGTTTGTTTAAGGTGCTTCACGCAACAAGGCTCCTTCAACCggcacatgcacacatgtgatacaactaacccaAATTCGTGTAGTGAGACAGTGAGAGCAACCTCTCTTGATTTGTCAAAGAAGAGGATGAAATCACATGAACACCAGAGTAAGCCGGAGTGGGAGAGATCCAATCACtcttttgtaaaaagaaagcaGTGCAAAGTGTGTGGCAAATATAtagtaagaaaaaatatgaaggtCCACATGAGGGTGCACACGGGGGAGAAGCCATTCTGCTGTAAAGTTTGTTCAAAGTGCTTCTCACGGAGTACGAACCTCAAACGGCACATGTCTTTGCATGGTCCCAAgcataaatacagtgtatga
- the LOC140244038 gene encoding uncharacterized protein, protein MDMAVSWIKMEEEDDDKNEAAEYASQWKVVFMDNITEAEECDTNPCSTSSIPKLEKEREVLVKTYTYKLPLHEKCGEAFTSNEDFKQHQTRHGSRHTQESPAPPSDDGDTNVTNVLYSQTIKVESSDKVGLVQRQQLTTNQADGLTVFDGQLGSMYSTDTTVKVESSLPGDLQIQASNRDNYHDCDVAGEYDANPCSTSSNPKLEKERKVVVRTFKLPLCEECGEAFTSNEDFRQHLTRHGSRHNQESTAPPGETKNPVLNGDEVSVSRTSTLNKNELQRHLYEAGSDQHCNSARVAINAKCLAIAGVINDTQSVDSEKTNTAPSASTGQDVSAEDKERLVFRALGLRGERLTHAADPQEKNLTSHISSDACNPDSFSETLGELHHVSQKKMKLHKHQKRKV, encoded by the exons AAGAATGTGATACCAACCCATGCTCAACTTCCTCAATTCCAAAActggagaaggaaagagaagtcCTGGTCAAGACTTACACGTACAAGCTTCCTCTGCATGAGAAGTGTGGAGAAGCATTCACAAGCAATGAAGATTTCAAACAGCACCAAACAAGACATGGATCCAGACACACCCAAGAGAGCCCCGCCCCACcaagtgatgatggtgatacgAATGTAACCAACGTGCTTTATTCTCAAACCATAAAAGTGGAATCTAGTGACAAAGTGGGTCTGGTCCAAAGGCAGCAACTTACAACTAACCAAGCTGATGGTTTGACAGTCTTTGATGGACAGCTAGGTTCCATGTATTCCACTGATACAACTGTCAAGGTTGAATCTTCACTGCCAGGAGACCTCCAGATACAAGCAAGCAACCGTGACAACTACCATGACTGTGATG TTGCAGGAGAGTATGATGCCAACCCATGTTCAACTTCCTCGAATCCAAAActggagaaggaaagaaaagttGTGGTCAGGACCTTCAAGCTACCTCTGTGTGAAGAGTGTGGAGAAGCATTCACAAGCAATGAAGATTTTAGACAGCACCTAACAAGACATGGATCCAGACACAACCAAGAGAGCACTGCCCCACCAG GTGAAACAAAGAACCCTGTTCTGAATGGTGATGAGGTTTCTGTGTCGCGGACAAGCACTctcaataaaaatgaattgcagAGACACCTTTATGAAGCAGGATCCGACCAACATTGCAACTCTGCACGTGTTGCAATTAATGCAAAGTGTCTGGCAATTGCAGGGGTGATAAATGACACACAATCAGTGGACAGTGAGAAGACTAATACAGCCCCATCAGCCTCGACAGGGCAAGATGTATCAGCAGAGGATAAGGAGAGGCTGGTTTTCCGAGCACTTGGTCTTAGAGGAGAAAGGCTTACACACGCTGCAGAcccccaagaaaaaaatcttaccAGCCATATATCAAGTGATGCCTGCAACCCAGATTCCTTCAGTGAGACTTTAGGGGAACTCCATCATGTGTCACAGAAGAAGATGAAATTGCACAAACACCAAA AGAGAAAAGTGTAA